The following DNA comes from Musa acuminata AAA Group cultivar baxijiao chromosome BXJ1-4, Cavendish_Baxijiao_AAA, whole genome shotgun sequence.
GAAGGGTGGAGGTGAGGTCGTCATGGTCTTACCAGGAATCAGGCCTTCTTCCTCTGGCCTTGAGTTCTCCCCGTCCCCCCTCTCTCCGTGGCTAATTGGGTGAGGTCGTCACTGTCTTTTGTTTTGGCATAAGGCAAACCAAAATCCATGCATGATCTCAGCTGGAGCTGTCGTCCACCTTCTGCTGGATCGACATAAGAAAATTCAGCACACGGACGAGTCACACAGTCAACTCTAAACCTGCAACACGGAGTAAAAACCGTGGAGCACATTGCACACGCCCACCGGCTGAATCTATCCTCCATGGACTGGGAACTAAGCGTCCATGGCGGTGGTCTTCGAGTCCGGAAGAGCAAGAGTCAAACCAGTTCTATGCAGCTTCCTCGCAGTGATCTTATCCAACTTCATGTTAGTATCAACCGAACagaaaatatttgaaaaatatttttggttATAAGACTATTCCTCCTTACCGTAAAAGGCAAATCATAATGTAGTTGTTAAGGTTTGATCGTTCTCACTCTCACCTCACCGCCACCTAAATCAATGTCGGAACCTGACTTAGAATTTTAGAGAGATCACATCAAGAATCTGATATGATATTGATGTTAGGTCGACTCCACGTTGGATACACAAGGACACATCCGACGGATACGCATGCCAATCATTTCAGCCAGGAGGTTGGGCTGCTATCATTTTATGCAGGTCAATTATTTTAAGGATGATGGTCTCCGGCAAGATCATGGATGAGCAATTCCAGATCCAGCACAGTGCGTACGTACGTCGCCTCCATAATTGAGCGACAAGTTTTAAGTTTCTTTTTTCGAGTGTCACTACATGCATAAGTTAATCTCCTTAAAATAATCACGTAGGAGATCGcctggtttatatatatattcattatccGACGCAGCAAGATCCTTTCAAATCTATCTTTCCACCGAATTGCTTTCTCCCGCAACCAAACCTTTTCTTTTTATCCACCGGATTGCTGGCTGTCGGCTTCTCTTTTACCAAGCAAACAAACAATGGACCTGTCGTTCACTTTATTGGAAATGTAACTGTGGtcctatttaattaaataagatatattataaatattattaaattttaattatgattattgatcaataagTTCATGTTAAAATagaattccttaggagataacattgatgggaggaactctcctaataacttattctAGACTCTCTGTTTTCgtttataaatagacaggacctctaaggGTTAAGTGTGGCCTCTAACAACTAAGTGTGCATCTGAATAGCATCTCAACAATTGAGAgtttaagacttttctctcaatctccttcTCTCCTAATCCCCTAATCCATTAATCTAGGTGGTTCTGtgaaaaaataggaagagaggagaaggatctagttctcatATTGATATTTCAGATTTGAAAATAGAGTATGATTTATTcttttgaacaaaaaaaaaaaaaggatacatctcgtaatattatataatattattagatCAAATTGATTTGATTTCAATCGCACAAGCATAATTCATCACACCACACACACACAGTAGAAATTTCGAAGCACACTGCAAGCAGAATCCATTCCATGGGCTGGGAACTAATTAATTAAGCGTCCATGGCGGTGGTCTCCGAGACGGGACGCCCAAGAGTCAAACCTGTTCCTTGCAGCTTCTTCGCGGTGATCCGATCCAACTTCTCAGCCATCTCTGGACTGAGATGGTTCCTCCAGTCCCCGGCTGCTCCTTTTCTGTAGTAAGATTCCGTCGTCATGATACCACCAGGGCTGATTCTGCGGTTCTGTTGCACAGCTAAATCTCTCAGGTTCCCAAAACTACAGAGGCTTACGATCTCCGCTGGCACTCCCACCCTAAGCTCCTCTTCGGTGAAGGGGCAACCCATGAACTCGGCCAACCTCGTCAACGTTCCCGTGGGATCCTCCAACATCTCCTCATACTTCAAGAACAGCACCCTCCCCGGTGTCTGTGTCTTCTCGTTCCAGTAGCCCAAGGCATGCTCCCATATCGACCCGCTTGGCATGATGTCATCGCAGAACATGTCGAACATCTTCTCGAAAGGAATTACCTCGCTCTTCCCCATATTTGTTACAATCTTGCCGTGGTAGTGCCACCGAGAGACCAACGTATCTTTGGGCTCCCGGCAAACGTATATCAATCGGCAACCACAGCTCTTGATCGACTCGGGTAGCAGGGAGAAAGGCAGGTGGGTACTGATAAGGCGAGGATCGCTCGCGGCGTCGATCTCGGAGAGACTCTCGAGGCTGCCGGCGATTTCGTCGAGGAGTGGCACGCACTCATGGGGGTTGAGGTGGTGAAGAGGATGGCAACCGAAGGAGTGACGGGTTCGGGTCATGGTGGCGAAGGCCAAGGCTTTGAGCCAGGTGGTGCCGGACTTGGGGTAGCTGGCGAGGAGGATGTCGGTGGGGCGTGACTTGAAGTATCGCTGTGCGTTCATGGTGCCCACCAGGAAGTACTCCGACATCCAGACGCCTTGGTACTTTCGGAGGCGCACCGGCGACATGCCTTCCTCGAGTGGAAGGCTGGAGACGAGGTCGTGATGGAACTCTTGGTCAGTCGGAAGGCCTTCCTGTGTGTTCTCCATCACCTGCTTCTCTCGGAGGTGCGAGGGCAATGGAGGAGTTGTCACCTACTCTTATAGACTTTGGATTTGGGTTCTCCTCTCCATGGTTGATTATCCGGTTAATTGTTTATTACACAGAGAGGGCACAAGTTTGACGTCGTTTGATTGGATTATCGAGAAATGACTTCATACTTTTGGCACACACATGATTAAATTTGATACATGATAAACAAGTAATATGTTTATCTATTTGTCGATCCGTCTTATACATGTATTGACACATGCATAATTGATCTACTTTGATTGATATAGATCGGATATCTTCGTATGGTATGTGCTCCACAAGAACTTCGTACCCAGTGAGTATCAATCATTACATTGTCTTGTTATTGTGTGTCCGAGTCATGATGATATGTTATAAAATGATAGATAATTTTGATATGATACGAGGACATGTATAGGTCCTGTTGATGTCAGGAATATTAATACAGCGATTCCTTTTGGGATCTACCGAGTTCTCAAAGTAAAAGTAAAAATGATTGAGTTCCTGCGTGCTCGAGGTCGCGCCGGACCAAGCCATCCGCACGCAAATTGAGTTAGGCGACAGGCGATCGGTTGGCTGAACGACCGGTCTGACTCGGGTCAGACCTATGCCGGATCAAATCCAATTTCAATC
Coding sequences within:
- the LOC135648922 gene encoding flavonol sulfotransferase-like; its protein translation is MENTQEGLPTDQEFHHDLVSSLPLEEGMSPVRLRKYQGVWMSEYFLVGTMNAQRYFKSRPTDILLASYPKSGTTWLKALAFATMTRTRHSFGCHPLHHLNPHECVPLLDEIAGSLESLSEIDAASDPRLISTHLPFSLLPESIKSCGCRLIYVCREPKDTLVSRWHYHGKIVTNMGKSEVIPFEKMFDMFCDDIMPSGSIWEHALGYWNEKTQTPGRVLFLKYEEMLEDPTGTLTRLAEFMGCPFTEEELRVGVPAEIVSLCSFGNLRDLAVQQNRRISPGGIMTTESYYRKGAAGDWRNHLSPEMAEKLDRITAKKLQGTGLTLGRPVSETTAMDA